In one Nostoc sp. KVJ3 genomic region, the following are encoded:
- a CDS encoding class I SAM-dependent methyltransferase, which produces MTDLDSYKQQLKEFYGNRTTYDHEKDTRHPLDAKILLEFVPLDSGQKILDVATGTGLLAIPASEKVGSSGYVIGIDMTPGMLHQAKLKIAAAKLQNIELIEADAEYFNFSDSSFDVVFCCEAIVLFPDILAILQKWYRFLKPGGFVAFTCPPETAYMASLQQRIFAKVLGGSLPHILEPLGTPEKCRNLLNQAGFRDIEIKIEPSGRYRPLRDNRLSEIAMKINFKGNPLLSKLSQEQLNQLQVEYKAEIEKLATDQGIWEETTKFFVRARK; this is translated from the coding sequence ATGACTGATTTGGATAGTTATAAGCAGCAACTAAAAGAATTTTATGGTAATAGAACTACTTATGACCATGAAAAAGATACTCGTCATCCTCTAGACGCGAAGATTCTACTTGAATTCGTTCCCCTAGATTCTGGACAAAAAATCCTTGATGTGGCGACTGGGACAGGTTTACTTGCAATACCCGCCTCTGAAAAAGTTGGTTCAAGTGGCTATGTGATTGGGATTGATATGACCCCTGGAATGTTGCATCAAGCAAAACTTAAGATTGCAGCAGCAAAATTACAAAATATCGAGTTGATTGAGGCAGATGCAGAATATTTCAACTTTAGTGATAGTAGTTTTGATGTTGTCTTTTGCTGTGAGGCGATTGTACTTTTTCCTGATATCCTGGCTATTTTGCAAAAGTGGTATCGCTTCTTGAAACCCGGAGGATTTGTGGCATTCACCTGTCCTCCCGAAACAGCTTATATGGCATCTCTTCAGCAGAGGATCTTCGCTAAAGTTTTGGGCGGATCGTTACCACATATCCTTGAACCACTGGGAACTCCAGAAAAATGTCGGAATTTGCTCAATCAGGCAGGTTTTAGAGATATTGAAATTAAAATTGAACCATCAGGACGTTATCGCCCTCTTAGAGATAACAGATTATCTGAGATAGCAATGAAGATAAATTTTAAAGGTAATCCACTGCTGTCAAAATTATCACAAGAACAATTAAATCAGTTACAAGTTGAGTACAAAGCAGAAATTGAGAAACTAGCAACGGATCAAGGTATTTGGGAAGAGACTACAAAGTTCTTTGTTCGCGCTCGAAAATAA
- a CDS encoding class I SAM-dependent methyltransferase, translating to MLSCLLLNPTLTAQAASSSTTVYEQRIIHSPDGIGKYYMGREIAQVMGYTGAGWLERPNREGEEQPSKVVSLLNLKPNDVVADIGAGTGYFSFRIAPLLTTGKVLAVDVQPEMLEIIELFKKEKNITNVEPVLATLSDPNLPSESIDLALMVDAYHELEYPQEVMQGIVKALKPGGKVVLVEYRGENPFIMIKGLHKMTQKQVRKEMQTVGLVWQETKNLLPQQHLMVFKKPDSNDILTR from the coding sequence ATGTTGAGTTGCTTGCTATTGAACCCAACCCTGACAGCCCAAGCCGCATCTTCATCTACCACAGTTTACGAACAACGGATAATTCATAGTCCAGATGGTATCGGCAAATATTACATGGGGCGCGAAATTGCCCAAGTTATGGGATACACAGGCGCTGGCTGGCTAGAACGTCCCAACCGAGAGGGAGAGGAACAGCCAAGTAAGGTAGTCAGCCTCCTCAATCTAAAACCTAATGATGTGGTGGCGGATATTGGTGCTGGTACAGGTTACTTTAGCTTTCGCATTGCACCGTTATTAACAACAGGTAAAGTGTTAGCTGTAGATGTTCAGCCAGAAATGTTAGAAATCATTGAGTTATTCAAAAAAGAGAAAAACATCACCAATGTTGAGCCTGTTTTAGCAACCCTTAGCGACCCCAACTTACCATCTGAAAGTATCGATTTGGCCTTGATGGTAGATGCTTACCATGAACTTGAATATCCCCAAGAAGTGATGCAAGGAATTGTGAAAGCACTTAAACCAGGTGGTAAGGTGGTGCTGGTTGAGTACCGGGGTGAAAATCCTTTTATTATGATTAAAGGTCTGCATAAGATGACTCAAAAGCAAGTCCGTAAAGAGATGCAAACTGTTGGTTTAGTTTGGCAGGAAACTAAAAATTTGTTACCTCAACAGCATTTAATGGTATTTAAGAAACCTGATTCTAACGATATTTTGACAAGATGA
- a CDS encoding Uma2 family endonuclease codes for MVKLSLKQRIPPLENGDRLTRYEFEHRYQAMPRHQKAELIEGVVYLASPLRFESHAEPHGHLIGWLGVYEALTPSVRLGIKPTVRLDRDNEPQPDGVLLITPTSQGQSRLSDDDYIEGAPELVIEIAASSVSIDLHDKKKVYGRNGVKEYIVWQIFENKLDWFHLQQGEYVSLEIDADGIIKSQLFPGLWLSMSDLLAGNMQQVLTVLQVGLNSSEHQIFVQQLSDEDS; via the coding sequence ATGGTCAAGCTATCACTCAAACAGCGAATTCCTCCTTTAGAGAATGGCGATCGCCTCACTCGCTACGAATTTGAACACCGATATCAAGCAATGCCCCGTCATCAAAAGGCAGAATTAATTGAAGGAGTTGTATACTTGGCATCCCCATTACGTTTTGAAAGCCATGCTGAACCACATGGTCATCTAATAGGTTGGCTGGGAGTTTACGAAGCATTAACCCCTAGTGTGAGATTGGGAATTAAGCCAACAGTCCGCTTAGATCGAGACAATGAACCACAACCTGATGGAGTGCTATTAATCACACCAACATCTCAAGGACAATCTCGTTTAAGCGATGATGATTACATCGAAGGTGCGCCAGAACTCGTAATAGAGATAGCAGCTAGCAGTGTTTCGATTGATTTACATGATAAGAAAAAAGTCTATGGTCGAAATGGGGTGAAAGAATATATTGTTTGGCAAATATTTGAAAATAAATTAGATTGGTTTCACCTACAACAAGGAGAATATGTCTCTTTAGAAATAGACGCAGATGGAATTATCAAAAGTCAACTATTTCCTGGTTTGTGGTTGTCAATGTCAGATTTACTTGCTGGGAATATGCAGCAAGTATTGACTGTGTTGCAGGTGGGATTAAATTCGTCAGAACATCAAATATTTGTGCAGCAGTTGTCTGATGAAGATAGTTAG
- a CDS encoding VOC family protein: protein MLSSTQSANSVLAPGNLRKVHHIALNVHDMQASRYFYGTILGLHELTGDEVPATLAELVASGKVANFITPDGTILDLFGEPELSPPDPNPEKTFTRAYHLAFDIDPQLFDRAVTVIGENKIAIAYGPVTRPTGRGVYFYDPDGFMIEIRCDPEAS from the coding sequence ATGCTATCTAGCACCCAATCTGCGAACAGTGTCCTTGCGCCAGGAAATCTGCGTAAAGTGCATCACATTGCCCTCAACGTCCACGATATGCAAGCTTCCCGCTACTTTTATGGCACAATTTTGGGTTTGCACGAACTCACAGGCGACGAAGTACCCGCAACTCTGGCGGAACTTGTCGCATCTGGGAAAGTAGCCAACTTCATTACCCCGGATGGTACGATACTCGATTTATTTGGAGAACCAGAATTATCACCACCAGATCCCAATCCAGAGAAGACATTCACCAGAGCCTACCATCTCGCTTTTGACATCGATCCGCAGTTATTCGATCGCGCGGTGACAGTGATCGGGGAAAATAAAATAGCGATCGCATACGGCCCAGTCACTCGTCCTACTGGTAGAGGTGTGTATTTTTACGATCCAGATGGCTTTATGATTGAAATTCGTTGCGATCCAGAAGCTAGTTAA
- a CDS encoding ABC transporter substrate-binding protein, with protein sequence MLYQNPISKLQKFIQKQSFLNVGVFLAILLGIVLFNWVALSQQPVTLNMLITAPDAEPWKQGLIRDFEAENPGIRINLVEGPNATNLLEDLYTSSFILGESPYDLVNMDVIWTPKFAAAGWLLSLDDRISQQELAAFSPKDVEGGRYQNKLYRIPVRSDVGMLYYREDLIKEAGLKPPETFEDLMRISLILQKKKQVNWGYVWQGRQYEGLVAMFVEVLNGFGGFWVNPETLEVGLDRPETLQAIEFLRSTVTQGVSPAGVTTYQEEDTRRLFQSGQVAFLRSWPYAWPLAQAKNSPIQGKIAIKPMVHAHGKTGAACLGGWGIGIAKSSKHPEEAWKAIQYFTSRKAQRRFILSAGYVPSRRDLFTDPEIVAKYPHYPQLLEVVNNAVLRSPIAQYDQTSDILQRYLSAALSGRINPERAMQAAANETRRLLAAGGRGRGQGAGGREQGEKN encoded by the coding sequence ATGTTGTATCAAAACCCTATAAGCAAGCTACAAAAATTCATCCAAAAACAAAGTTTTTTGAATGTAGGGGTTTTTCTGGCAATTTTGTTGGGGATTGTATTGTTCAATTGGGTAGCGCTCTCGCAGCAACCAGTTACCCTCAATATGTTAATTACTGCCCCTGATGCCGAACCTTGGAAGCAGGGTTTGATTAGAGATTTTGAGGCTGAAAACCCAGGCATTCGGATTAACTTAGTTGAGGGGCCGAATGCCACAAATTTGCTCGAAGACCTGTACACTTCATCTTTTATCTTAGGTGAATCCCCTTATGACTTGGTGAATATGGATGTTATCTGGACACCCAAGTTTGCTGCTGCTGGATGGTTGCTATCCTTAGACGATCGCATTTCCCAGCAGGAGTTGGCAGCATTTTCACCCAAGGATGTAGAAGGTGGACGTTACCAGAACAAGCTATACCGCATTCCCGTGCGTTCCGACGTGGGAATGCTTTACTACCGCGAAGATTTAATCAAAGAAGCAGGATTGAAACCGCCAGAAACCTTTGAGGATTTGATGCGAATATCCCTGATCTTGCAGAAGAAAAAACAAGTGAATTGGGGCTATGTTTGGCAGGGACGGCAATATGAAGGACTCGTGGCCATGTTTGTGGAAGTCCTTAATGGTTTTGGTGGCTTCTGGGTTAATCCCGAAACGTTGGAGGTTGGGCTAGATAGACCAGAAACATTACAGGCGATTGAGTTTTTGCGTAGTACTGTCACACAGGGCGTTTCTCCTGCTGGAGTCACAACCTACCAGGAAGAAGACACCCGACGCTTATTTCAAAGTGGTCAAGTAGCGTTTTTACGTAGCTGGCCTTATGCATGGCCTTTAGCCCAAGCAAAGAATTCGCCAATTCAAGGCAAAATTGCAATTAAACCGATGGTTCATGCTCACGGTAAAACTGGTGCAGCTTGTTTAGGAGGCTGGGGTATAGGAATTGCTAAATCTTCTAAACATCCCGAAGAAGCTTGGAAAGCAATTCAATACTTTACCAGTCGAAAGGCACAGCGCCGATTTATTTTGAGTGCAGGTTATGTACCAAGTCGCCGGGATTTATTTACAGACCCAGAGATTGTTGCTAAATACCCTCACTATCCGCAGTTACTGGAGGTTGTGAATAATGCAGTTTTACGTTCGCCGATCGCCCAATATGACCAGACATCAGATATTTTACAGCGTTACCTCAGCGCTGCACTATCTGGTCGGATAAATCCAGAACGAGCAATGCAAGCTGCTGCTAATGAAACGCGCCGGCTGTTAGCAGCAGGGGGCAGGGGCAGGGGGCAGGGAGCAGGGGGCAGGGAGCAGGGGGAGAAGAATTAA